The genomic DNA CATGTAGGAACAAGttatagatagagatgattggtgaGGTCAGTGTAGTCAAAAGCGAGTTCTTGGCTCGCCTAGGCACTTGGGTGACATGAGGCACCTGGGAAGTGCCTTGCGTACTGCTTGGTGAGGCTCCTTCATTCAGGCATTGCCTATGCAAGTGCCTTTGCTGAGGTGCCAAGCGCTGCAAACGCTCACCTAGGCTGTaatgaatcaaaatcaaaagaaaaattgaaggaaagtgAAGAGTCATCTGCAGAAGGAATGTGAAAGGTCTCTTAGTGTAGTAGGAAGAGTAAAATgaagaggaaaatgaaaaacaaagaagaaaagtaGATTCACCTGGCTCCTCCTTGTGTTGTATGCTGTTGATGTTGCTTTTTAGTCACTGTTGTACTGTTTCTCAATTAGTGTTTTAACTTTTCTGAATCTGCTAATTGTTGCTCGACAACCATTGTTTTGttctatgatatatatatatatattttgttttagacTTTTAGTCAATACTCAGTTAACATTTGCAACAAAAGAGTTATATACAACTATAAGCATTGAtgttaaaatctcgattttacgtgtacgattttatgattttacgctttgaagacccccaaacgattcaaatcccatgtaaaatccaagttggggtaaaatcctataaaatctcaattttacgtgtacgattttacgattttacgctttaGAGACTCCCAAACGATTTTATGATTTAGAGACCTTCATtaatttaagttgcaatttaaaggatgcttccaacgtctgaatgtcacatagcatctggcattggaacttatgcaatgaattggcatattttgcctctaaattggaagtTGATTTAACGTTGATTGcataaattccaatgtcacatagcatctaacattgattacataagtttcaatttacttggtttaaattgtaatttttacttgatttaacattgattacataagtaaatcaagacaaacaagtaattaattaatagaccACCCAACCCCGAATCGAGATTTTAATCAATGtcaaatcaagtaaaaattgcaacttaaatctgatggaagacattggaagcatcctctaaaaaattttaagctatattttacctctaaattgcctatactaacttgcgaatttttgagctatattttggaagcATCATCTTTTGAGCTATAAgaaataatcaggttattaaatgatattaattcattttcaataaaattatgctattataaacatatatttataaaaattaaagggtatttttaattatttctaaaatcttacgattttacaatcagattttatggaccctttttGGATTCCACTTAAAATTTCGATTTTAACTACCTTGACTGTAAGCCTGTAACAGTGTAACTTATAACTTCATAtataatattgcttgtatgctaattttatatattatataactttatataacttatattttttgtgcgaatatttatactatattgtatgtttatttttttttctataaatacttTGTTTGCTTTCCTATAAGTAGTTaacattgtttattttttatagaaatattgaacattttgttatataacatatattttatatattaatgttatatattatattgtctGATTATCTTTTCCatattaaacatattttttattattattattttttaaatttagcaccTTGCGTCTGTTAGGCGAGTGCTTTTTTTTAGTGCCTAGCTCATAGTGCCTTAAGGGCGCCTTTCGCCCCTGACTACCTTTGGTGAGCTAAAATAAATCTAGTTGACCCCACCTAATGGTATTAAGATTTGATATCTTGTTCTTGTTGCATCTACCTCCATGTACCATAGAAATACAGCCCCTAATTCAATATTGAAAGTAGATAAAATCGtaagtgaaaaaaatatcataatctAATACatctttataattttaaatagttATAAATTCCCAATAGATACTCCTATAAGAAGAGTTGACGGAATGGAACAAGTATTTAGGAAAAGAGGTAGTGGaagattaaggaaaaattggtGGAAGACTTTTAGGTGCAATATCAGTTATAGGGGCCATAGAGATGATAAGGCCATACGTAGAAATGATTGGCAAACTAAAATTCATGCAGTCAACCCTACATAGTGAGATTtagacttgatatgttgttgtagtTATCAATTCCGTATTAATAAAGAGATGTCAAAGTAAAATGTATTTCTGCTTTTGATATGCTAAAAGAAATAGGTTTACCAAATATGTAACATCATGTAGACCCGACTTTGTTTTGTTCAACCCTTTATTTGTATTCTTGTATAGCATTTGGAAAAGGGAGAGTGATTTGAGTTTATCCATGTGCTACTTATGCATTTTAGTGAAATCAGATGTTAGCATTTCAAATTTTCCATTACCCTTTATGAAATAATTATCTGGATTGGCTGGATTAAGCGTTGTTCCTCATTTTTGTTCCTTTTGACAGGCACTTTTGTGAATCTTAGCTTCTTAGATTGAATGATTTACTGATTAAGATACTGGCTGAATCAAATTGATGCTGTTTTCGATTCCACTGCATTTAACAATATGTGGATCTGTTCAAGATTCAAAATATGTTCCTAAGTAATTTGTGGTGTCTtgaatcacaaaatattttctcagtACTCCTTgaactatttttattaaaacaatCTGGTTGGACCACGGCTAGCAAGAGCACTTTAAGTCCATTTTGTTTATCTATCAAAAAGTATGAATTGTTTGCTCTGTTCCCATGCATCAGCACCACCAACATCTGGGGGCCTTGCTCCTGCAATTGCCTTGACGGACAGTTCGTTGAAGCATTTGAATAAGATGAGATCTGAGAGGAATGAAGATTTATGCTTAAGAATTGGAGTCAGACAGGGTGGATGCTCTGGCATGTCCTACACAATGGAGTTTGAGAGCAGGGAAAACACGAGACCGGATGATTCCATTATTGAATATAATGGTTTTGTGATTGGTGAGCCTTATTCTTTTCAACTGGGCATGAACTGATATCGCATCATTTGgacttttatgtatttattgatGACAGTTCTCAATTGTTTATTTCATGATCTATATTAAAGTTGAGGGATTTTGCCACCTTTAGTTTATTTGTACTCCAGATCAGCCAGATGTTTTGACTTGAAAGTTTATGGCTAAAGAAACATCATATTAGCAATATTTTAGCTCTCCCAATAACTATTTAGTTGAGCGAGAAGCTTTTTTATTTGCCTTTTGCTTAAATGATAATGGCCAGTATAGTTTTCAAGTATTTTTGTGATAGATTTGCAAGGTATGCTATCAGATAATTGAACTTGTATTAAAAGAAGGTGTGCAATTTAATAAGCATGGTTATTCTTTAAAGATCTTTAGATATTTGAAAATGGTCAGTTAAACATTAGCAGTAACTTCAGCCTTGGAAGATTTTGAAGTGAGGCTTTTACATTATTACGATCAAGTGGGAttaacttattattatttaggATTACGACCAAAGATCTTAACATTATTATGTGGAGAAATATATCCCGACCACAAGTAATTATAATTCTGGTGGAGGCTGTTAATTGAGGCATTTCATTAGTCTCTTGACTGGTCTTTCTATGGAGAGATTGTTGGCCAGTAGATGCATAATACGTGTATGAATGGACACTGCCACAAGGAGTGTGTGAAACTTGGAATCATGGGACCGGAAGGGAAATATATGAAATCATCGGTGAGAAGTAGACCAGTAAATGgtctctaatttttattttttggaagatgaaaatgaaacaGATACTGAATGGACGATGAGAATTATGTGAGATTTTCAGAAGATGGATGGTGCCATATGGATTACGATGTCAAGAAAGTAGATGGCATAGCAAGCTTCAAGTGGTTGGGTGAAGCCTTCATCCTTTGATTAAATCCCAGTTACTTCAACTCTACTCGTCTGTCTTGTTGCATGGCAGGCAAGATTATTTCTTCTTATTCCACTAAGAACTTAAAGAGGTTCCTCCATGGTTGCTAAGCTTCTGGAGTTTGCAGCAATAGGTTGGGTTTGACTTAACTCCCTGGAGCTAATATGACGTCGTGATAGGAAATGACATCTCTTCTTGAACCAGCTTATGTTCACCGAATGTGTTTATGTACCATAGTTTGGACATGAGGTTTGTGAAAGGAAGTACTGGCGTTCTGGTTTATGTTGGCATCTTTGGAAGTTGTTTTATTACTCACAGAACACTTTCACTTAGCCCTAATACTGGAAAGTTTGTGTGtctgcttttcaatttttttgataaccTATGGCTTGTAAATATTAAACATGATCTTACAACATTATCCTCCCCAACCCCCTATATGTATTtctcttgaaaattcttttttttttttttttaatgtactCATTCATGGTATTATGCACTTGTTCATTTCTGCAGTTTGTGATCCAAAGAGCCTTCTTTTCCTTTACGGAATGCAATTGGACTACAGCGATGCACTCATTGGTGGAGGCTTCTCTTTCAAGAACCCGAACGCTACACAGACCTGTGGCTGTGGTAAATCATTTGCTGCTGAGATGTGAAGTAACGTACATAGATAAATACCAAAAAACCCTAGTTTCATTGGATAAGTGGGTATGATTATGAGCTTTCTGGTTCAGAATTATTCAGCCATCTGGATGTATAATATTAAGCAATTATTCTAAAATTGTTGAATGTATCTACTCATGTTGACATGCTGTCCCTGATGGCTTACTTAAACATGCCCATTTTGGAAgattatagtttaattaaacattaagactctttgtttttaatttctgccttttcatttttttaaaataaaaactatagaagtttgaaaatattattttctttataccATAGTAACTTTGAAATTACTTAGTatgtttttctttaaaattgaattattttgaaacaatttttttgaacCATTTCACCTTCGTTTAGTCCATATTGACAACAGTTGAGTAGAAACCTAATAGGTCCTCTATTTAGAGGGATTAAGGCTTTTGGCCTTTTGTATATCAAACCAAATAGGCCTAAAGCCTGAATCAGGCTTGCACTTGGTGCTGTTTTGGCTGCCTCACCTGCTTGACATGTCGTGCCTTGCTTTAGTTGAATCGTGTTGGCTGCCTGGCTTTCTTCTGTAATGTGGTCTACCTAGCTTGCATGGCATGGGTTGCCTGATGTAACCTGCTTTGCCTCCATGCAATGAGTAGCCTAAATGGCTTGAGTGCCAGCCGAGTGTACATAGAACAACAGCGTGCATGCATCGGTGCGATTCTGTGGCTGTTTATTGATGGTGGTAATGAGCTACATTTATAGTTCTGCCCCAATATAAAGCACGTCTTTATTAGATATGGCAGGTCAAATGGTTAGCAAGTCATATTTCTCATATTACCTTCCCATTGTACCTGCACTTTCATTCTCAGTGAATTGATCTTCATTGTATATTATGAGTACACTGTACCTTTACTAGACCAATTATGTAACTGAGTTACTGAGACACCCATCAAATACTTAGTGGCATATAGCCTTTGAGGAATGTTTTCGACATTGACAGTTATATTGATTTGAGCCACATGAAACTGCATAGCTTTTGGATTAAATTTGTCATATTGTTTGCTGTATGTGTTTCAGCTTTTGATGAGGTTTTGGACCATGTAATCATATTATTGATGATGAGATATGTGGGACGGCCTGCCCTTTTAGATTGCATGCATCTTAGATTGAGTTAAGAGTTTTGGACAGTAATTGGTATCGATGGTGGAATATGACTTTGCCCTTTTGGATGGAATTGCATGTCCTCTATTCAAGTTCATAtgattttctttagaaaaagGGCAGGCAAAGACCCTTTGGGCTTTGGTAGTCCCATAGGCGTATGCATTTTGCCATTTGAGGGAGCTTTTGGACTATGAAATTGTGTTGATGTTCATGTATATGAACTGCCCTACCTACGTAAATAAGAACACTGGCAGTCCTATAGGACCTTGTCCTTGTATTCAGAATGGTGCAAATGGATCTGCCTGCTCTTTTGGATTCAGGTTGCCTGCCATTTGTTCaagttcttcaattttttttttttacaaacatGGAGAtccaaattatttaaaagaatagCGTTACGGTTAATATTctagtgatttaaaatattcatattcagaaaaaaaaattcttattaagAGATATTAAGACATATTATCAGTTATTTATCTTTAAGTTTGTGATTAATGTAACGGGTGATcgtattaaatattttacttaaatttaaagtctaaaattatttgttaaaggGATATTAAACGAAGCTATCACATTCTGTGATGgttcacaatttttttaaatatttttatatttaaacaattttttaattttgtagaataaaattttctaaatatttttcacaactAAAAAagctttttaaatttttgttaaaatttttaaataaaaagaaaaatccacgTCCGAATGGGCCCTTAAATTATTTGTGTATTTTGGTAGGGTCCTAATAGTTAGTCGAACTGCCTGGAACTGGCCAACTGGGGAAATCCTAACCGTTGGATAAGTATTGGGCAGAACAATGATCCGATAAGCAAGGCAGGCTTGCACGTCGATTTACCATACTCTACCTTTACCGGCCGTAGAGAGATCAAATTGAGAGAACAATTCGTTCGACTTCGAGGACGCCAAACCCTAAACCAAAGGACCTGCTTGGACGACGACGACGATAATCAGAGCTCCGATCATGGCTCTCTCTTCTCGCCTCCTTGCCAAATCCAAACAGGTCCACTCCATTTTCGCATCTACTTAGATGAATGCTCGCTGTGTATCTATGTATGTACTGGTTTGGTCATTACTTGATTTGATTAGGGTTTTCGAGTCGGGATGGTTCGGGGGATCCAAATTGCACGCTTAGATGTGTGTGTTAATGTATAGGCGGTTGatggggggtggggtggggggttGTTGAATCAAGGGATGGTGGTGACTGGCAATGAGTTTGCTTGGGTTTGAGAGTAGTGTTTGTAAATGTGCTGTTGTGCAATGATCTTTTCATGGATTGGAAATGACAAGTTGAATCAATGCGGGTCGGGATTTTgctgaatcaaagaaattaGTGACTGAGAGTGAGTGGTTTAGGGCTGAGGTAATGTTTGTAACTGGGCTGTTGTGGAAACGATTTGGGTATATATTGGAAACCAGGAACAAGTTGAATCATGGTGGGAATTTGAAAATGTTAAGAGATTGTCTGTACCTTTTAACACTATTACATATTCtcgttttaattcttgtttggTATGAGAATTCTAATACTTATCAAGggaaataaaatgatattttcttgtGAGTACACCCGTTCTTCCATTTTTATGACaaacattcattcattttcttccaattttctgATCCGAACGggagaatgaaataaaaaatttagctttggttctttccttttcccttcATAAATCCTAGTCCAAAGAGTAGCATAAACTTtcttgtcaaatttatgttgtAAGGTCTTGTCCTTACTTCACttttctttccctttaaataaagaaaagcaACAGCATCCTTTATCACCCAGAATGCCCTTTCCATAAATTCACTGCAAAAAGGATTTCTTGTACACTGAATTCACCTATTCTGTAATCATTTGGCAACAGTGATATATGTTGTCCCAAAGTGTGTTCTTGTTtctatataagaaaatgttttgaatatttcttTAATCATCTATTTATTTAGAGAATTAGAGAAGGGAACCAGAATTCTTGGATTTGTGCAAGAATGGAAGCTCCTTCTTTCATTTTCATAAGAttcattttttgtcttttttgagGGGTAAGTGAAACTTGAAAGGATAATGATcagaatgaagaagatgatcaaCAATTACACTAATATAGAGTGTTGTATAAGAATGGAAgctctttttttcattttcataagattcattttttgtcttttttgagGGGTAAGTGAAACTTGAAGGGATAATGATcagaatgaagaagatgatcaaCAATTACACTAATATAGAGTGTTACACAACTACTAAAATTCTTTCAGCTTGTTTATTGACACTATTGCAAAACAAATATTTCATGGGCTCGCTTGACACTGGTGTACCTTTGCATCATAAATGCAGAAAAGATAATGTGGTGCAACTTGATATAGGGGATAAAATGCATGCATTACATGTTAGCACGGTGGATGGGTTATGATTGCAATcttaagtttgttattttttatttctttatatagGTTAGCCGACTCCATCTAGTAAGTTTAAAGCTTGACATCTTGTTGTTATCTCCTTCTATCATGATAGGTAAAACTACAAGAAGTGTACCTGTGGAAAAATTGTTATGTTATTGTGCATTCAATGATAAGcataactctttttttgcatGTAATGCACAAGTACGTTCTAAACTCAAGCAACTGACTACAAATATCAATTTTGAATATGCAGTCTAATGATAGGATTAAGCTTTTAGTTATAATGCAGTAGGATGCAAATTCAAAGTTCTTAAATTTACAATAACAATGTTCAAAGCCTTTATCTTATTATGTGGGCATTACTTAGATCAATTTTAGcttttctttgatttctatttatgaccttatcttctataaggtccatataataattaatataaaacctAAGTGTCTCccatcaagtttttcttggtctttgtCTATCTCTTTTAccaaatattgttttattccaTCCGCCCTCTTCATAGGAGTCTCTAatggtcttcttctcatatgaccaaatcattTTAACTGTGTCTCacacatcttattttcaataggaGTCACTCtaaccttattatgaataacttcatttctaatttgaacttttcttgtatggctagACATTCATCTtagcattcttattttagttaCGTTTATATTTTGCACTTGTCAGTGCTTTATTGGCTAACATTGTATGCCATGCAACAAAGTTGGTCTTATAGCcatcttataaaaaatttattttagctttAATGGAATGTTACTATCACATAAAGCTAAATgacttttccattttaaccatcatGTCTTAATTCTATGtttaacatcctcattaatcttcCCTTTCATTTTAGATGATTGATTCAAGATATCTGagttgatctttttttttttttttagtatgatTTAATCTTCCAGTTTTACCATTACATCATccacatttatatttttactaaacttacatttatattataaatatttggtTTTCACTCTACTTACCATACGACACATTGCCTTTGTCTGAACATGTGTCAGTGAGTTTATTAGCAGATCCTCGATGTAATCCCATGTTAATTGGAAAAGCTTTGGTATCTCCTCTACATGTTCTGACACAAGTTTCTGCTCCTTGATACATGTCTCTAATAGTTTGTATATAAGC from Diospyros lotus cultivar Yz01 chromosome 4, ASM1463336v1, whole genome shotgun sequence includes the following:
- the LOC127799428 gene encoding iron-sulfur assembly protein IscA, chloroplastic, whose translation is MAFSANLRWPPLCSVPKNSRSLTEVSLASISFRSSISLHSRRKPLSIRSASVEAPPTSGGLAPAIALTDSSLKHLNKMRSERNEDLCLRIGVRQGGCSGMSYTMEFESRENTRPDDSIIEYNGFVIVCDPKSLLFLYGMQLDYSDALIGGGFSFKNPNATQTCGCGKSFAAEM